From Candidatus Acidulodesulfobacterium acidiphilum:
TATTTTGCTTTTTTATAGCAATTTTGTATTTAACTTTACTGGAATTATTAGGTATAGAGGCGTTAGAGTATAACGGGGCATATGCACAACCGCTTATAGAAACAATAGCGGCGGATAAAAATAATAAAATCAATATCTTATTAGTTATGAAATCCATAAAATTAAAAGTTTTCATAAATTTATTATTTTATCCGCCTGTTAATTTTTAAATATTTTAATAAATTATATCATTTTTTTAAATATTTCCAAAATAATAAGATATACCGACTAAGAAATCATAATTATTCATTGTAATATTTGGCGAATCAGGAAAAGATATTGACTGAGATACAGAATCAAATTCAAAATTTATACCTACATTTTTTAGTATTAAGTACTGAGCCCCCAATCCATAATAAATTGACCCGCCGTTAGAAAAGGAAACATTATCATTAATTCCATCCAATTCAACAGAAGTATTATTAAGGTCATTGTGAACGGTTCCAATTCTTCCGTATAGCAAAAATCTTTTTGAAACTATAATTCCGGGCTCTAAATATGCTCCATAAGAAGAGCTAGCGTAAGAAATGCTTTCCGGTAAAGAAACTCCCTGATATGATAATGTTCCATTTGCTGTAATTTTGCTATTATTCAAGTATATAATGCCGACACCCAATATTACGGGTATCTTGTTAAATTTGTAATTATATCCCGCATTCAAACCAAAAGCAAAAGCTGTTTTAGCGCTTGAAAGACCGCTTGAGGAATATGGAGTTCCTGATACCAAAGAGGCATTAGCTCCGCTCATATTTGTATCAACTAAACCAATATTACCGCCGACATATAAACCTGAAAAATTTGAATTTTCACTAGCATAAGCCTTAGCGGTCATAAAAATAAAAGCAATAGCAATTACAAAATAGATAATTTTTTTTCATTTTTTAGTGTCTCCCTTTTAATTAAAAATTTAATTTAAAATAAACAAGCTTAATTTATTGCATAGATTTTATATCTTTAACTTAAATATGTCAACAATCAATTTATGTTTAAGATTATAGTATTTTCTTTAAATTGTCTAAATAATAGTAAATATTTAAGTTAAACTTAAAGCTAAAAAACTAAATTTATGCCTAAACATAAAAATATCGAATTATTTAAGCACATAGGTTTTAAAATTAGAATAAAAAGGCGTGAGCTTAATCTTTCTCAGGAAAAATTAGCCGAGATGCTTAACGTTGCATACACGCAGGTTTATAATTATGAAACGGGCAGGTTTAAGATTCCATTGGATTATCTTCTTGAATTAGCTGATATTTTTAACGTTGATTTAAATTATTTTTTATCTGATTTTAATTCAGGCAAAAAAGTAAAACTTGAAAATGAAAATTTAGATCTTAATAAAACAATAGGGATGGTTAAAGAAATTTATAATTTAAACGACGAAAATTTAATATACCTGCTAAAAAAAAGTGTAGAATCGATATATAACATAGTTAAGGCTAAAAATTAAAACAGCTTAAAAATTAAAATAAATTAATTTTAACATTCCAATTTCAAAAATATTTTATAAATCATCATGGAACGCGTTCCTATAGAAATCATAGAAAGTAAAATATATCTAATAAGAAACCAGAGGGTTATGCTTGATAGCGATATTGCCGAACTTTACGGCGTTACTACCAAAAGATTTAACGAGCAGGTTAAAAGAAATATAGAACGTTTTCCTGAAGATTTTATGTTTAAACTGACTGATGAAGAATATAAAATCTTGAGGTCGCAATTTGCGACCTCAAATATTATTCATGGCGGCAGACGTTATACTCCATACGTATTTACCGAACATGGCGCAATTATGGCGGCAACTATTCTTAACTCTTCAAAAGCCGTTGAAATGAGCATCTTTGTCGTAAGGGCGTTTGTAAAGTTAAGAGAGATTACGTCCAGCAACAAAGAACTTGCCCAAAAATTAAACGAACTTGAGAAGAAATATGAAAAACACGATAAAGATATAAAAGCTATAATAGATGCTATAAGGCAGTTGATGACCCCTCCGGAAAAAACAAAAAGAAAAATAGGTTTTATAAAATAAAAAATGTAGTTTAATTATTTGACATAAATAAGACGGCAAGACTGCGGCAAGACAAAAATATATAGGATTTTCAAGGCTTGTCTAACCGTCTTATGCTGTCTTGCATATTTTTTAAATTTATAAATAAATTATTTTTTAGATTTTTTAAAGCAAATTTAACTAAGTTGCCGATAAACCTGCCTATAAAAAATGAACCTATAAAAACTATAGCTAAAATAAGTATATCGTATATGAAGATAAAATTAATATGATTAAACATAAGCCCTTAACCTCCGCTTAATTATTTTTTATTTTTTTTAAAGCCTTTTTTAAAAAAATTTATAAAATTTTTAAAAAAAACTGTCACACGACTGTCACACAAAATATCCGAATGTATAGAATATATGGAAAATATCGCAATATATATAAAGCCGTCAAAGCGTTAATAAATCTATAAGTGAAGGTAGAAAGCCCATCTCGTTAATTTTAATGTTTTTCTTTGACACGGTAGGGGTCGGCGGTTCGAGACCGCCCGTGCCTACCAGTAAAAACCGCAGTAAATATGGCATTTAAGCGATATACTAAATTGACATATTTTCTTGATTTAAATAAAATTTACGTAAATTTATCGAATTTTGGATACAAAAACGCATACAGTTTTTAGGTAAAATAATATGAAAATATACCAGCGCGGACATACAGGCTTACTGGTGCTAGTTTAGGCTTGACAATAAGCATTATCAATACTCCTACTCCTGTAAAACCAAAGATAAAGAAGGTGTCCGAGAGATAGCTTAGGCTGTTCATTAGATATAGTCCGAAACAGATTTAATTTGCCGATTAAAAACAAAAATCAGCGATTATTCGCAGAAACCTTTCAAGAGTATTTAAAGAGCCTTAATAATTCAAATGGGACTATAGCGATTAGATTTTTAAATCCTTTATCTTGGGTTCTTCAATAGGTTTTAAAAGTATATTGCTCCCGTCCTGAAGTATAATCAGTTTGGAATTCGGCTTTAAGTTTAGGGCTTTCCGATTTTATTCAGTATGACCACCTGTCCTTTAACGGACAAGATTGTAGTTTCCATAATAATAAACCTCCAAAATAAGTAAGTATTTCTTACTTTTATTATAAAGGTAATTAATTAAAAAAATAAGTTAGATTTTTGTAAAATTAAAAAATCTGGAAAAATCCGGAATTTAAAACCCGTCCGATAGGAATATAATAATAAATCCTTAAATGCTGATACATTAAAGAAGGTTCGCTTTGTCCGAACAAAGATACCACTTTAAAAGACCTCAGCAAAATCGGGAATGTTATAGAAACCGGTTAAGCTTTACCTGCGGTCAGTGCTCTCGCTGGTCGCATATTTCTTTTTTTCTACGCGGTCATATGATATACTTATATTATTAATTAATATTATATGATTGCTGGATTGAAAAATAGTAAGCTTTTTTATTTTATATTATAAAATTTTATTTTATCTTTACCGGATATAACCGGATGCCTTAAGGTTCTTTATGAGTAGAAAATATTTTTACAACAAGAAACCGGCAATAGTTTCAATACTATTAATACTATTATTAGTTATTGCGGTGATTTATCTGATTGCGGGCATGATGACGGGCGGGGGATTTGTCGGCGGAGGCATGATGGGAAACGGTATGATGGGCGGAGGATTTAGCGGCAGAAGCGGAGCGTATTACGGTTCAGGTCCAAAAGGATATAAATTATTTAGAGCCGACGGATGTATCAGGTGTCATACAATTAACGGCTACGGCGGTACCATAGGGCCGGATCTTTCCCATATAGGTTCAAAAAGAAGTTTTTCGTGGATTGCTGCCCAGATAGCTTA
This genomic window contains:
- a CDS encoding ORF6N domain-containing protein, coding for MERVPIEIIESKIYLIRNQRVMLDSDIAELYGVTTKRFNEQVKRNIERFPEDFMFKLTDEEYKILRSQFATSNIIHGGRRYTPYVFTEHGAIMAATILNSSKAVEMSIFVVRAFVKLREITSSNKELAQKLNELEKKYEKHDKDIKAIIDAIRQLMTPPEKTKRKIGFIK
- a CDS encoding autotransporter outer membrane beta-barrel domain-containing protein — translated: MTAKAYASENSNFSGLYVGGNIGLVDTNMSGANASLVSGTPYSSSGLSSAKTAFAFGLNAGYNYKFNKIPVILGVGIIYLNNSKITANGTLSYQGVSLPESISYASSSYGAYLEPGIIVSKRFLLYGRIGTVHNDLNNTSVELDGINDNVSFSNGGSIYYGLGAQYLILKNVGINFEFDSVSQSISFPDSPNITMNNYDFLVGISYYFGNI
- a CDS encoding cytochrome c, whose translation is MSRKYFYNKKPAIVSILLILLLVIAVIYLIAGMMTGGGFVGGGMMGNGMMGGGFSGRSGAYYGSGPKGYKLFRADGCIRCHTINGYGGTIGPDLSHIGSKRSFSWIAAQIAYPSAHFKRGSMVTISGKTYPAIMPNYEHMPKSQVITISKYLESLK
- a CDS encoding XRE family transcriptional regulator produces the protein MPKHKNIELFKHIGFKIRIKRRELNLSQEKLAEMLNVAYTQVYNYETGRFKIPLDYLLELADIFNVDLNYFLSDFNSGKKVKLENENLDLNKTIGMVKEIYNLNDENLIYLLKKSVESIYNIVKAKN